One genomic segment of Acidobacteriota bacterium includes these proteins:
- a CDS encoding DegT/DnrJ/EryC1/StrS family aminotransferase: MKGRNWSRRFFLGASAALAGARLTGRAAPAPLPKTTRDDQLALLGGTPVRSQPFASWPTLEDGDREIWKEVLETRRWNRRRGNYVDRFEAEWRNRLGARYVVATSGGTSALYTSLVALGVGPGDEVVVPPYTFVATINVVLLCHALPIFADTDRATSQMDASRIEAAVSGRTRAVIPVHLGGNVCDMDRILEVTRRRGLRVVEDACQAHLAEWRGRKVGTLGDLGCFSFQASKNLNCGEGGAISGDDPELMATCTSFQDAGRGYQATAEGRLERAAAPLNHVRSGDNRRMTEFQGALLLGQLQRLDAQTRRRRENAAYLTRMFDEIPGIEPPGEYEGCTGNAYHLYMFRYRPEAFAGVSRERFLEALQAEGVRCSPGYRPLNREPFLEQALRSRHFRRIYPENVLKEWPERNHCPENDRLCEEAVWLGQSVFLGSRSDMEEIAAAVRKVRRLASTLVES; this comes from the coding sequence ATGAAAGGCAGAAATTGGTCGCGCCGTTTCTTTCTGGGAGCCTCGGCCGCCCTCGCAGGCGCCCGGCTGACGGGCCGGGCGGCCCCGGCGCCGCTGCCGAAAACGACTCGAGACGATCAGTTGGCTCTACTGGGGGGAACTCCGGTTCGGTCGCAGCCCTTCGCCTCGTGGCCGACCCTCGAGGACGGTGACCGGGAGATTTGGAAGGAGGTGCTGGAAACGCGGCGTTGGAACCGCCGGCGCGGCAACTACGTCGACCGTTTCGAGGCGGAATGGAGGAATCGCCTGGGCGCCAGGTACGTGGTGGCCACCTCCGGCGGGACCAGCGCCCTCTACACCTCGTTGGTAGCCTTGGGCGTGGGACCCGGAGACGAGGTCGTCGTGCCCCCCTACACCTTCGTCGCCACCATCAACGTGGTTTTGCTCTGCCACGCACTCCCTATCTTCGCGGACACGGACCGGGCGACGTCCCAGATGGATGCCTCTCGAATCGAGGCCGCGGTCAGCGGCCGGACCCGGGCGGTAATCCCGGTGCATCTGGGTGGGAACGTTTGTGACATGGACCGGATCCTGGAGGTCACCCGGCGCCGGGGGCTGAGGGTAGTCGAGGACGCCTGCCAGGCCCACCTGGCGGAGTGGAGGGGACGGAAAGTGGGAACCCTGGGGGATCTGGGCTGTTTCAGCTTTCAGGCGTCCAAGAATCTCAATTGCGGAGAAGGTGGAGCGATTTCCGGTGACGACCCCGAACTGATGGCCACCTGCACCAGCTTCCAGGATGCGGGGCGGGGCTACCAGGCGACCGCCGAAGGACGCCTGGAGCGAGCGGCTGCACCGTTGAACCACGTGCGAAGCGGCGACAACCGGCGCATGACCGAATTTCAGGGGGCGCTGCTGCTGGGCCAATTGCAGCGCCTCGATGCCCAGACCCGGCGCCGAAGAGAAAACGCCGCCTACCTGACTCGGATGTTCGACGAGATTCCCGGAATCGAACCTCCTGGGGAATACGAGGGATGTACCGGCAATGCCTATCACTTGTACATGTTCCGCTACCGGCCCGAAGCCTTCGCGGGAGTTTCGCGGGAACGCTTCCTGGAAGCGCTTCAGGCGGAAGGGGTTCGCTGTTCCCCCGGCTACCGTCCGCTGAACCGGGAGCCGTTCCTGGAGCAGGCGCTCCGATCCCGGCACTTTCGAAGAATCTATCCGGAAAATGTGCTCAAGGAGTGGCCCGAGCGGAACCATTGTCCCGAGAACGACCGGCTCTGCGAAGAGGCGGTCTGGTTGGGACAATCGGTCTTTCTGGGTTCGCGTTCCGACATGGAAGAAATAGCGGCTGCGGTCCGTAAGGTCAGGCGGCTGGCCTCGACCCTGGTCGAGTCGTGA
- a CDS encoding fructose 1,6-bisphosphatase: protein MSNMKTGNSVSAQSNVTIVSVDLGRWTKTESPAALVQAVRAEVDASGLQAGLRGSWVRGFGGDLHIHLSSLNGDFAGGNAVDVSARIGLRGGLKGLEYALAAGLAGPEATEVFSLAPDAQREALGIRLLNFPYTERGAEPIFLAKALDGAWGFFNRSLFNLFFNPDKGSGRRIEANDYLGVVESIEDLAAGRDRIRTYEFGPGQLNELVALIADAEQWRLSQVYAVRGRFAEGALRDEPAALVGGSFNPILIGRSQSGLPAIGEFTQAAGEFHFGPGGHGGEYRVGLVPVDFPGSRALHSGEGAARIVAYAYQSFDRGRIPSDTDVVDVFDQNRPETRCLQRDAADLIRHMAGQGQFEPYLNPQASESRAADLAARLSGRLEDIPDEDPLIAGANQRARFTISDIKADGGGKVGHTTPPNHFRFVAKASLQEATELGLISSTSEVIEVGDDEHLLMTHSRGADDNAVHLFAYRTFFRQVWVAGTLGYKWYGLGQDLVGDASAGRATEELAHLTDRFLELLADHLPDAERSQLGVLEKAYGDWKAGLVEAGEPEPVFSGNVSGQGPGFAELPLNRTQRVGLLSIDKAGPSAFNLPVWWGLNHARTSGSLQRHLESIGGSGAVLEVWDVEHHRRIFLDLETESGHCQTLLGAVEKFNVKRVWSRNGAFDPAHPHQCLDEVLLSASTEKLAVISGGEYLGKDDPVLLSVEPLAEGLNLFMRDHFYMTQGDGRGSHYMFPTPLSFRDAIATISSRGVAVSAWIQLDESGRMTEFRDMFADPSYEAARERAYRVNKAIWDAHGGNFIPVGVGASKVESSYPLAKTLARITRPDSEFASSRGQDLVLVRS, encoded by the coding sequence ATGAGCAACATGAAAACGGGGAATTCCGTCTCCGCACAATCCAATGTCACTATCGTTTCCGTAGATCTGGGCCGCTGGACCAAAACCGAGAGTCCGGCCGCCCTGGTGCAGGCCGTCAGAGCGGAAGTGGACGCCTCGGGCCTCCAGGCGGGACTCCGCGGGTCCTGGGTACGGGGCTTCGGCGGCGACCTTCACATCCATCTCTCCAGCCTGAACGGAGATTTCGCCGGCGGGAATGCGGTTGATGTCTCGGCCCGGATCGGACTGCGAGGTGGACTGAAGGGCCTGGAATACGCGTTGGCGGCCGGTCTGGCCGGACCCGAAGCGACGGAGGTCTTCTCTCTGGCCCCGGACGCCCAGCGGGAGGCTCTGGGCATCCGACTCCTGAATTTTCCCTATACCGAGCGGGGTGCCGAACCCATCTTCTTGGCCAAGGCTCTGGACGGCGCATGGGGCTTTTTCAACCGGTCTCTCTTCAACCTTTTCTTCAACCCTGACAAGGGCTCCGGACGGAGGATCGAGGCCAACGACTATCTCGGAGTGGTCGAGTCCATCGAAGACCTGGCTGCGGGGCGGGACCGGATCCGGACCTACGAGTTCGGACCAGGTCAACTGAACGAGCTGGTGGCTCTCATCGCCGACGCCGAGCAATGGCGCCTGAGCCAGGTCTATGCGGTCCGGGGCCGGTTCGCGGAGGGCGCGCTTCGGGATGAGCCGGCCGCTCTGGTGGGAGGGAGCTTCAATCCCATCCTGATCGGACGTTCCCAGTCGGGACTGCCCGCCATCGGTGAATTCACGCAAGCGGCCGGCGAGTTTCATTTCGGTCCGGGAGGACACGGCGGTGAGTACCGGGTCGGGCTGGTGCCGGTGGACTTTCCCGGAAGCCGGGCCCTCCATTCCGGGGAGGGAGCGGCCCGGATCGTGGCCTACGCCTACCAGTCGTTCGATCGGGGCCGCATCCCTTCCGACACCGACGTCGTGGACGTTTTCGATCAGAATCGGCCCGAAACCCGCTGCCTACAGAGAGACGCGGCCGACCTGATCCGGCACATGGCCGGGCAAGGCCAGTTCGAACCGTATCTGAATCCCCAGGCATCGGAATCCAGGGCTGCGGACCTGGCCGCACGACTCTCGGGACGGCTCGAGGACATTCCCGATGAGGATCCTCTGATTGCAGGCGCCAACCAGCGGGCGCGTTTCACCATCTCCGACATCAAGGCCGACGGCGGAGGCAAAGTGGGCCACACGACGCCGCCGAACCATTTCCGGTTCGTCGCCAAGGCGAGTCTCCAGGAAGCGACGGAGCTGGGTCTCATCTCCTCGACCTCCGAGGTCATCGAGGTGGGCGACGACGAACACCTGCTCATGACCCATTCCCGCGGCGCCGACGACAACGCGGTTCACCTTTTCGCCTATCGAACCTTCTTTCGCCAGGTCTGGGTTGCCGGCACCCTGGGCTACAAGTGGTACGGTCTGGGCCAGGATCTCGTGGGAGACGCCTCTGCCGGCCGGGCCACGGAGGAGTTGGCTCACCTGACCGACCGGTTTCTGGAGTTGTTGGCCGATCACCTGCCCGATGCCGAGCGGTCTCAACTGGGCGTCCTCGAGAAGGCGTACGGGGATTGGAAAGCCGGATTGGTGGAGGCCGGCGAGCCCGAACCGGTCTTTTCCGGCAACGTCTCGGGACAGGGGCCCGGTTTCGCGGAACTGCCCCTCAACCGGACGCAGCGAGTGGGTCTCCTTTCCATCGACAAGGCGGGGCCGTCGGCCTTCAACCTTCCCGTCTGGTGGGGTCTGAACCACGCACGGACGAGCGGGTCGCTGCAACGGCATCTCGAGTCCATTGGTGGCTCCGGAGCCGTGCTGGAGGTCTGGGACGTGGAGCACCATCGCCGGATCTTCCTGGACCTGGAAACCGAGTCGGGGCATTGTCAGACGCTGCTGGGCGCCGTGGAGAAGTTCAACGTCAAGCGCGTCTGGAGCCGGAACGGGGCGTTCGATCCGGCGCATCCGCACCAATGCCTGGACGAGGTCCTGCTGTCGGCCTCCACCGAGAAGCTGGCCGTCATTTCGGGCGGCGAGTACCTGGGCAAGGATGACCCGGTGCTGCTGTCGGTGGAGCCGCTGGCGGAGGGGCTCAACCTCTTCATGCGGGACCACTTCTACATGACTCAGGGAGACGGGCGGGGGTCCCACTACATGTTTCCGACGCCCCTTTCTTTCCGGGACGCCATCGCCACCATCTCCAGCCGGGGAGTCGCCGTCTCCGCCTGGATCCAATTGGATGAATCGGGTCGCATGACCGAGTTCCGGGACATGTTCGCGGACCCCTCTTACGAGGCGGCTCGAGAACGCGCCTATCGGGTGAACAAGGCCATTTGGGATGCGCACGGCGGCAACTTCATTCCGGTGGGGGTCGGCGCATCCAAGGTGGAGAGTTCATACCCCCTGGCAAAGACTCTGGCCCGCATCACGCGGCCCGATTCGGAATTCGCATCCAGCCGGGGCCAGGACCTCGTCCTGGTTCGGTCCTGA
- a CDS encoding radical SAM protein: MNILLYNPDNQVTKNYMPHLWMFVLQAVTPPGHRVFLIDGNAQPMTRADIIQFVKDNDIQLAGIGAMTRMAARAYQMADAIRSAGAKVVMGGPHVTEVPDEPIGRSDEPRHADAVALGEADDIWPKIVADAEAGQLQEVYEPVDETGKEVKPSLDNYPRIPWETLDLRQFDLMSKIPNWGRYLLRKAGNTWKGLYIVPVESGRGCPYGCDFCTVTGFFGDSIRFRSDQSVVDEMLRLKARARKENSRVGVFFIDDNFALNKRRTKSLLREIIAQDAVIPWVAQISVNLLKDEELVDLIQQSGGRWIFMGLESIDTENLKDVNKGFNKPAQYAEVLDRLAKRGIYSITSFIFGMDGDRPGVARKTLDVIDSWPPGLPVFGLLTPYPATPLYDRLLAQDRLTRPKHWLDFRPFRMAFTPNNISIKAAEAEVHEAWTRSYSPQTTALALKKIEGRPFHERTLMFFTRLAFRGIYFPQMKKRHWILLLWQNRSSFMRILSEGIRELRRSRA, from the coding sequence ATGAACATTCTTTTGTACAACCCCGACAACCAGGTGACGAAGAACTACATGCCGCATCTATGGATGTTTGTTCTGCAGGCGGTGACGCCGCCGGGGCACCGGGTGTTTCTGATCGACGGAAACGCACAGCCCATGACCCGGGCGGACATCATCCAGTTCGTCAAGGACAATGACATCCAGTTGGCCGGCATCGGCGCCATGACCCGGATGGCCGCCCGCGCCTACCAGATGGCCGACGCCATCCGTTCGGCCGGGGCCAAAGTGGTGATGGGAGGACCCCATGTAACGGAGGTTCCGGACGAGCCCATCGGCAGGAGTGACGAACCCCGGCATGCCGATGCCGTGGCGCTGGGCGAAGCGGACGATATCTGGCCCAAAATCGTGGCCGATGCGGAAGCGGGTCAGCTCCAGGAGGTCTACGAACCTGTCGACGAGACGGGCAAGGAAGTCAAGCCCTCTCTGGACAACTACCCCAGAATTCCGTGGGAGACGCTGGATCTGCGCCAGTTTGACCTCATGTCCAAGATCCCCAACTGGGGCCGCTACCTGCTGAGGAAAGCGGGAAACACGTGGAAGGGCCTTTACATCGTCCCCGTCGAGTCCGGCAGGGGTTGTCCTTACGGATGCGATTTCTGCACCGTCACCGGGTTCTTCGGCGACTCCATTCGCTTCCGAAGCGATCAGAGCGTCGTCGACGAGATGCTGCGGCTCAAGGCCCGGGCCCGAAAGGAGAACAGCAGAGTCGGCGTTTTCTTCATCGACGACAACTTCGCCCTCAACAAACGGCGGACCAAATCGCTGCTCCGGGAAATCATTGCCCAGGATGCCGTAATTCCCTGGGTGGCTCAGATCAGCGTGAACCTGCTGAAAGACGAAGAGCTGGTGGACCTGATCCAGCAGAGCGGCGGCCGGTGGATCTTCATGGGTCTCGAGTCCATCGACACTGAGAACCTCAAGGACGTGAACAAGGGTTTCAACAAGCCTGCGCAATACGCCGAGGTTCTGGATCGCCTCGCCAAGCGCGGCATCTACTCCATCACCTCCTTCATCTTCGGAATGGACGGCGATCGCCCGGGGGTTGCCCGGAAGACTCTGGATGTCATCGACAGTTGGCCTCCGGGGCTGCCCGTATTCGGTCTGCTGACGCCCTATCCTGCGACTCCGTTGTACGATCGCCTGCTGGCGCAGGATCGGCTGACCCGTCCCAAGCACTGGCTGGATTTCAGGCCTTTCCGCATGGCCTTCACTCCCAACAACATCAGCATCAAGGCGGCCGAAGCCGAGGTTCACGAAGCCTGGACCCGGTCTTACTCACCCCAGACCACGGCCCTGGCGCTGAAGAAGATCGAGGGGCGTCCCTTCCACGAACGAACTTTGATGTTCTTCACGCGGCTGGCGTTCCGGGGCATCTACTTCCCCCAGATGAAGAAGCGGCATTGGATCCTGTTGCTCTGGCAGAACCGGTCCAGCTTTATGCGCATTCTGTCCGAGGGCATTCGAGAACTTCGCCGTTCGAGAGCCTGA